CTGTTTAATAGAATCAAGGTTTTTTGCAGTCGCTTTGACAATATCGCTTTTGAAGCCATAAGATGCCATCCCTACTATTTCATCCCAAATTCCAAGCATCGCTGGAACTTCGGCATAACTTCCTAGATAAATGACGCGTTTTATTGGTTCTTTAAAAGTTTGTGTTCCAAAATAATCTTTGACTGTGATGGATTCTGTTGCATTTAGAAAAGTTGAAGCAATCAAAAAAGTTAATAAAATGATTTTTTTCATATTTTTATACCCGATCCTTTTGTTAAAATCCCCTTGTGGAGTGTTTGGAGTATGATAAAATAATAAAAAAAATTTAAAGGAAACGGATGGAGGATAGGTTTGTCCGCACGAGATTTTTGTTTGGAGAAGATTTTGAGCTTTTTAGAGATAAAAAAATAATTATTTTTGGCTTAGGAGGCGTGGGGGGATTTGCTCTAGATTGTCTATATAGGACGGGGATTGGGCATATAACCATTGTAGATAAGGATATTTTTGATATTACCAATCAAAATAGGCAGATCGGTTCTGATCGGGTAGGAGAAAGCAAGGTCGAGGTATTGTCTGAAATGTATATGGGGGTAGAGCCTGTCAAAAAACTTGTAAATGCTGATTTTTTGAAAGATTTTGATTGTACTTTATACGATTATGTTATCGATGCTATCGATGATATTCCTGCTAAAGTTGCATTGGCAAAAATTTGTGCCAAGATGCCTTATGGAACTTATGTTAGTTCTACAGGAAGTGCTAAAAAACTTAATCCCTTAGAGATCAAAGTGGATTCTGTTTGGAAAAGCTATGGGGATAAATTTGCTAGAAAATTCAGAGAATTGTTAAAGAAAGAAGGTTTTTGTGGTGATTTTAAGGTAATATTTAGTCCTGAGAATCCAAGGTGCAAACCCTTAGGGAGCTTTAGTGCAGTAACTGGAAGTTTTGGTTTGCAGATTGGGAGTGAGATTATTCGGGATATTTTAAACAGGAGAGAACGATGTTAAAATCTTATGTTTATAAAATGTATGAAGATGATGAAATTGAAGATGAAGGCTATGAAGAGGATTATCAAGATTATGATGATGACGATGAGGATACGACTTCATACAGCGGTTATGACGATGATGACTATCAGAGTTCAGATGATGAATATGAAGAAGATTAGAAAATGAGGAAAATAAAGGTTGCTGCCTTACAGCATAGTTTTAAAGCGGATCGAAAATCGACTATGGCGCACACGCGTTTGATGATGGAGGAAGCTTGTGCGAAGGGAGCGAATCTTATCGTTCTTCAAGAGCTTCATTGCAGTGAATATTTTTGTCAAAATGAAGATACGGCCACTTTTGATTATGGAGCTTATTATAAACTTGATATTGAGTTTTTTTCGCAGGCTGCTAGGGAATATGGGGTAGTGTTGGTGACTTCTTTGTTTGAGAGGCGCGCAAGTGGTTTGTATCATAATACTGCTGTTGTATTTGAAAAAGATGGGAGTATCGCAGGAAAGTATCGCAAAATGCATATCCCTGATGATCCGGGTTTTTATGAGAAATTTTATTTTACTCCAGGTGATTTGGGTTTTGAACCGATTGAGACAAGCGTAGGGAAGCTTGGTGTGCTGATTTGCTGGGATCAGTGGTATCCTGAGGCAGCACGAATTATGGCTTTAAAGGGTGCAGAGATTTTGATTTATCCTACTGCCATCGGTTGGTTTGAGAATGATGATTTTGAAGAGAAAGCACGTCAAAGAGAAGCTTGGATTGCGGTGCAAAGGGGGCATAGCGTTGCCAATACGCTCCCTGTGGTCGCAGTGAATCGAGTGGGGTTTGAAAAAGACCCTTCAGGAGTTCTTGAAGGCATTCGTTTTTGGGGGTCTAGTTTTATTTTTGGAGCACAAGGGGAATTGCTTGCTTTAGGGAATACCGAAAAAGATGAAATACTAAATGCTGAAATCGATTTGGAAAAATGTGAAGAAATACGACGTATTTGGCCATTTTTAAGGGATAGGCGCATTGAGTTTTATGGGGATATTTTGAAAAGATTTTGTGATTGAGGGAAAATAAGTTTGATAATATTTAATCCTGTCGTCATCGCTGTGCTTGTGATGTGTATTTTGTGTTTGTTTCGATTGAATGTGATGCTTGCAATCATAGCAGCTTCTTTAGTTGGGGGCTTGATGGCAGGTATGGGAGCGATTGAGACGATGGGAGTGATGATAGCAGGAATGAAAGGCAATCTTGAAACTGCTCTTAGCTATGTTCTTTTGGGTGCTTTAGCCGTAGCGATTTCGCGGGGGAATCTGACAAAAATACTCATTTATAAGATGGCAAAACTTATTGATGGTAAAGCTGTTTTTCTATGTTTTTTCATCGCTTTCATTGCTTGTTTTTCGCAGAATTTAATTCCGGTTCATATTGCTTTTATCCCGATTTTGATCCCTCCACTTTTGGGGTTGATGAATAGGCTTAAAGTTGATCGTAGGGCGGTGGCTTGTGCATTGACTTTTGGACTTGAGGCTCCTTATATTTCGATTCCAGTGGGGTTTGGGTTGATTTTTCATACTATTTTGCGTGATCAGATGATTCAAAATGGCATTGCTGTTGAGCTTTCAGATATTGCAAGTGTGATGTGGATAGGGGGTTTAAGTATGCTTGTGGGGCTTTTTATTGCCATATTGATTCTTTATAGAAAGCCTAGGGAATATCGCGAAGAGATTTTTAAAAATCAAGAAATCAAGCTTGAAAATATTCGGCTAGGGTTTCAAGATTATTTTATGCTTTTGGGAGCTTTGGTGGCTTTTGGGGTTC
The DNA window shown above is from Helicobacter sp. 12S02232-10 and carries:
- a CDS encoding tRNA threonylcarbamoyladenosine dehydratase: MEDRFVRTRFLFGEDFELFRDKKIIIFGLGGVGGFALDCLYRTGIGHITIVDKDIFDITNQNRQIGSDRVGESKVEVLSEMYMGVEPVKKLVNADFLKDFDCTLYDYVIDAIDDIPAKVALAKICAKMPYGTYVSSTGSAKKLNPLEIKVDSVWKSYGDKFARKFRELLKKEGFCGDFKVIFSPENPRCKPLGSFSAVTGSFGLQIGSEIIRDILNRRERC
- a CDS encoding carbon-nitrogen hydrolase; this encodes MKVAALQHSFKADRKSTMAHTRLMMEEACAKGANLIVLQELHCSEYFCQNEDTATFDYGAYYKLDIEFFSQAAREYGVVLVTSLFERRASGLYHNTAVVFEKDGSIAGKYRKMHIPDDPGFYEKFYFTPGDLGFEPIETSVGKLGVLICWDQWYPEAARIMALKGAEILIYPTAIGWFENDDFEEKARQREAWIAVQRGHSVANTLPVVAVNRVGFEKDPSGVLEGIRFWGSSFIFGAQGELLALGNTEKDEILNAEIDLEKCEEIRRIWPFLRDRRIEFYGDILKRFCD
- a CDS encoding Na+/H+ antiporter family protein, translating into MIIFNPVVIAVLVMCILCLFRLNVMLAIIAASLVGGLMAGMGAIETMGVMIAGMKGNLETALSYVLLGALAVAISRGNLTKILIYKMAKLIDGKAVFLCFFIAFIACFSQNLIPVHIAFIPILIPPLLGLMNRLKVDRRAVACALTFGLEAPYISIPVGFGLIFHTILRDQMIQNGIAVELSDIASVMWIGGLSMLVGLFIAILILYRKPREYREEIFKNQEIKLENIRLGFQDYFMLLGALVAFGVQIYTGSLPFGAFVGLVVMLAGKVVKWNEMDLIIDEGMKMMAFIAFVMLIAAGFGEVLKESGAIGELVSATTSMVGGKLGGAILMLVIGLLITLGIGTSFGTIPVIAAFYCPLCVALGFGTPATILLLGIAGALGDAGSPASSSTMGPTSGLNADGQHNHIWDTCVPTFIAYNIPLLVFGVIGAMILG